The Pseudomonadota bacterium genome segment CGCCCCGGCGCTGAGACCGATCGTGCTGACGCAGTCCTGGTCGATCGGCAGCTGGGCCGCGGCGCAGGAGAGCAGGTCGTCGAAGAAGACCAGCTCCTCCTCGACCCTGCGGTTCTCCGCCGTCGCCATGAAGGGCCAGGGTACGGACGCGAAGCCAAGGAGGCCGACGCCGCCGCCGAGGATCGTCACGTCGCCCTTGGCCTCGGGCGCGATGAAGACCACGCGGTACTGGTTGGCCGTCTGCTGCAGGCGGCCGCGCTCGACCATCGCCGCGGCCGAGCCCCCGAGCCAATGCCAGGCGAAGACCAGCGGGAAGCGCTCGTTGGGCCGCGCCGGCGTCGCTGGCAGCACCAGCAGGAAGTTGCGCTTGCTCGGTCCGGTCTCCATTTCATTCCGCCCCGCGTGCCAGGTCGGGCAGCTACCACGGCTGTAGCGCCGAGCGCTGGGGGCGCGTGTCGCCCCGACGGGGGCCGGGCTGCTGCAGCTCGCGGCGGGTGGCGGGGTCGTCCCCGCGTCAGCGCTCGGGCTGGCATCGGGTGGTCGCTGGGTGACGGCGCGATCGGCGCCGGCATCGGCCGCCGCGGGGCCCTCGGGCCGCCAGTAGGCCGCGCTATCCGGACCAAGGGCGACGAGGCCGTCGCGCCGAGACTGCGCTCGGCTGTCGCTGGCTGCCTGCGCGCCTCGGCCGCCGGCATCGACCGAGCCCCGTGTCGGGCCCGAGGAGAGGCCCGGCGTGCCGCCACCGCAGCCGGCGCTGAGGGTGAGCAGGGCGCTGAGGGCGAGCGGGGCGCTGAGCGCGAGCGCGGCCCGGCGGCAGCCCAGGCGAGGCTGGCGGCGCGGCCTGAGCGGGTCGAGCGACGGGTGCATGCGACGATGATGGTCGACGCCACCCGTCGCAGCAAGCCCCGCGGCCGGGCGCTGGGCGCGCCCCCGGAGGGCCGCCACCGGGCAGAGGCGTGCCTGCGGCTGCGGTGGACCGCGGCGCGCGCGCCGTGGTACCTGAGCAGGGTGCCAGGCTGAGCTGCGCGGCCGCTGGTTGTGGGGGCCCGAAGGCTGGGATTCGATCCCCGGCAACTCCGACCTCTGGGAAAGGTGGACTGACCATGTTTCCGAGCGTGTTTCCGAGCGTGTTTCCGAGCGTGTTTCCGAGCGTGTTTCCGAGCGTGTTGCGACGGCTCTTGCTCGTGGCAGGGGTCCTGGTGGGCCTGGGCGTGAGCGCGGGCTGCGGCGACGACGGCCTCTATCATAAGTACGGCGGCGACCGTTCGCGCTACGAGTGTGGGTTTTCGGGGAATGGTTGCTGGGGCAAGGATGGCGCGGCGCCCTCCTGCAACAGCGGCAACGTTTGCAACACGGCGCGCCAGGGCGAGGCCCTCGGCGTCGACCGCTGTCCGGCAACCGTCGGCGTTTGCGAGGTACGGGCCGACGCCGGCTAGCGCCCTGCGTCGTTCAGAGCGCCGCGACGGCCGCGCGAAAGACGCGACCGCGGTGCTCGAAGTCGCGAAACATGTCGTAGCTGCTGCACGCCGGTGAGAGCACGACCGCGTCGCCGGGCTGCGCGAGCGCGGCGGCGTCGGCCACCGCCTGCTCGAGGGTTGGCGCGCGGTGCAGCGGCACGGTGCCGGCGAGGGCGCTGGCGATGCGGTCGGCGGCGGCGCCGATCAACACGACGTGGCGGCAGACCTCCTCGACGACCGCCCGCAGCGGCGCGTAGTCGCCGCCCTTATCCTTGCCCCCGGCCAGCAGCACGACCGGCTGCTCAAAGCCAGCCAGCGATCCGGCCACGGCGCCAACGTTGGTCGCCTTCGAATCGTCGTAGAAGCGCACGCTCGCGCGCTCGCCGACCAGCTCCATGCGATGAGGCAAGCCGACGAACTGGCGTAGGCCCTGCTCGCAGGCCGCCACCGAGGCACCGGCGAGGCGCGCCGTCAGGAGCGCGGCCAGGGCGTTGAGGGTGTTGTGGCGTCCGGGCAGGCGCAGCGCGCGTCGTGGATAACGCTCGACCTCACCGCCGGGCAGCCGCAAGCAGAGGGCGCCCTCTGCTTGCCAGGCGGCCCTTTCGGCCCCGGGTGCGAGCGCAAAGCCGAGGCGCTGGGCCCGGCCCGCGGCAGCGAGCGCCCGAACCTCGGGTTGGTCGGGCTCGTCGCTGAGCAGGGCGAAGTCCTCGGGCCGCTGGCGTTCGAAGAGCCGCGCCTTCGCCCGTTGGTAGGCCAGGTAGCTCGGATAGCGATCGAGATGATCCTCGCTGAGGTTCAGCAGCACGGCGATATGCGCGCTGAACTGTTCGATGCGCTCGAGCTGGAAGCTCGAGAGCTCGAGCACCAGCAGACCCTCGGGTCCGGCGACCGGCTGGTCCACGACCTCGCTCAGCGGTTGGCCGAAGTTGCCGCCCCAGAACACCGGCCGGCCCGTCACGCGCAGGATTTCGCCCACCAGCTTGGTCGTCGTCGACTTGCCGTTGGTCCCGGTGATGCCGATGATCGGCGCGCGTACGCAGCGATAGGCCAGCTCGAGCTCGCCGATCAGCGGTACGCCGGCCGCCTCGGCCGCCTCGAGCTGGGGAAGCGGCGGCACGCCCGGGCTGACGA includes the following:
- the murD gene encoding UDP-N-acetylmuramoyl-L-alanine--D-glutamate ligase, with amino-acid sequence MVVVGAGRSGRAAAALCLARGAHVTLSDARTAAAVQPALGELATRCTLELGAHRAETLRSADLVVVSPGVPPLPQLEAAEAAGVPLIGELELAYRCVRAPIIGITGTNGKSTTTKLVGEILRVTGRPVFWGGNFGQPLSEVVDQPVAGPEGLLVLELSSFQLERIEQFSAHIAVLLNLSEDHLDRYPSYLAYQRAKARLFERQRPEDFALLSDEPDQPEVRALAAAGRAQRLGFALAPGAERAAWQAEGALCLRLPGGEVERYPRRALRLPGRHNTLNALAALLTARLAGASVAACEQGLRQFVGLPHRMELVGERASVRFYDDSKATNVGAVAGSLAGFEQPVVLLAGGKDKGGDYAPLRAVVEEVCRHVVLIGAAADRIASALAGTVPLHRAPTLEQAVADAAALAQPGDAVVLSPACSSYDMFRDFEHRGRVFRAAVAAL